From a region of the Alnus glutinosa chromosome 1, dhAlnGlut1.1, whole genome shotgun sequence genome:
- the LOC133868663 gene encoding transcription termination factor MTEF1, chloroplastic isoform X1: MIIRFHLPTKTPHLILHSSKPSKTPPSSLTPLHKPSISTSDAGLRFREKIVYLENLNVNSHKALRLNPDFRAAPLASLISVERCLSSFGIGRSSLGRILDMYPQLLTSDPQSDLYPVFDFLLNEVPIPFPDLHKSIIRCPRILVCSVTDQLRPTLSFLRNLGFVGPNSITCQTTLLLVSSAEGTLLPKIQYLQSLGLSYEQVVNMVIRSPGLLTLSVRNNFSPKAKYFLEEMKGDIAELKRFPQYFSFSLEGKIKPRHRLLVEYGLTLPLSEMLKVSDGEFNARLIKMRLRSVDGRPFLMLQEI, encoded by the exons ATGATAATCCGATTCCATCTCCCAACCAAAACTCCTCATCTCATCCTTCACTCCTCAAAACCCTCCAAAACCCCACCCTCTTCCCTCACTCCCCTCCACAAACCTTCTATTTCCACCTCCGACGCAGGCCTCCGCTTCCGCGAGAAAATAGTATACCTCGAGAACCTCAACGTCAACTCCCACAAGGCCCTACGACTGAACCCAGACTTCCGCGCCGCCCCACTCGCCTCCCTCATATCCGTCGAGCGCTGCCTCTCCTCCTTCGGCATCGGCCGCTCGTCCCTTGGCCGCATCCTCGATATGTACCCGCAGCTCCTCACCTCCGACCCCCAATCCGACCTCTACCCAGTCTTCGATTTCCTCCTCAACGAGGTCCCCATCCCCTTCCCTGACCTCCACAAGTCCATTATCCGATGCCCCAGAATCTTGGTCTGCAGTGTCACTGACCAGCTGAGACCCACCTTGTCTTTCTTGAGGAACTTGGGCTTCGTCGGACCCAATTCCATCACCTGCCAAACCACGTTGTTGTTGGTTTCAAGCGCCGAAGGTACCCTTTTGCCCAAGATTCAGTATTTGCAAAGTTTGGGGCTTTCGTATGAGCAAGTGGTCAACATGGTGATAAGGTCACCTGGGTTGTTGACGTTAAGTGTAAGGAATAACTTTTCGCCCAAGGCGAAGTATTTCTTGGAGGAAATGAAGGGGGACATAGCGGAATTGAAGAGGTTTCCGCAGTATTTTTCGTTTAGTTTGGAGGGGAAGATTAAGCCCAGGCATAGGCTTTTGGTTGAGTACGGCTTGACGCTTCCGTTGTCCGAGATGTTGAAGGTTAGCGATGGAGAGTTCAATGCGCGATTAATCAAGATGCGGTTGCGGTCGGTCGATGGCAG GCCCTTCTTGATGCTCCAAGAGATTTGA
- the LOC133868663 gene encoding transcription termination factor MTEF1, chloroplastic isoform X2, whose protein sequence is MIIRFHLPTKTPHLILHSSKPSKTPPSSLTPLHKPSISTSDAGLRFREKIVYLENLNVNSHKALRLNPDFRAAPLASLISVERCLSSFGIGRSSLGRILDMYPQLLTSDPQSDLYPVFDFLLNEVPIPFPDLHKSIIRCPRILVCSVTDQLRPTLSFLRNLGFVGPNSITCQTTLLLVSSAEGTLLPKIQYLQSLGLSYEQVVNMVIRSPGLLTLSVRNNFSPKAKYFLEEMKGDIAELKRFPQYFSFSLEGKIKPRHRLLVEYGLTLPLSEMLKVSDGEFNARLIKMRLRSVDGRQLLAI, encoded by the exons ATGATAATCCGATTCCATCTCCCAACCAAAACTCCTCATCTCATCCTTCACTCCTCAAAACCCTCCAAAACCCCACCCTCTTCCCTCACTCCCCTCCACAAACCTTCTATTTCCACCTCCGACGCAGGCCTCCGCTTCCGCGAGAAAATAGTATACCTCGAGAACCTCAACGTCAACTCCCACAAGGCCCTACGACTGAACCCAGACTTCCGCGCCGCCCCACTCGCCTCCCTCATATCCGTCGAGCGCTGCCTCTCCTCCTTCGGCATCGGCCGCTCGTCCCTTGGCCGCATCCTCGATATGTACCCGCAGCTCCTCACCTCCGACCCCCAATCCGACCTCTACCCAGTCTTCGATTTCCTCCTCAACGAGGTCCCCATCCCCTTCCCTGACCTCCACAAGTCCATTATCCGATGCCCCAGAATCTTGGTCTGCAGTGTCACTGACCAGCTGAGACCCACCTTGTCTTTCTTGAGGAACTTGGGCTTCGTCGGACCCAATTCCATCACCTGCCAAACCACGTTGTTGTTGGTTTCAAGCGCCGAAGGTACCCTTTTGCCCAAGATTCAGTATTTGCAAAGTTTGGGGCTTTCGTATGAGCAAGTGGTCAACATGGTGATAAGGTCACCTGGGTTGTTGACGTTAAGTGTAAGGAATAACTTTTCGCCCAAGGCGAAGTATTTCTTGGAGGAAATGAAGGGGGACATAGCGGAATTGAAGAGGTTTCCGCAGTATTTTTCGTTTAGTTTGGAGGGGAAGATTAAGCCCAGGCATAGGCTTTTGGTTGAGTACGGCTTGACGCTTCCGTTGTCCGAGATGTTGAAGGTTAGCGATGGAGAGTTCAATGCGCGATTAATCAAGATGCGGTTGCGGTCGGTCGATGGCAG GCAATTGTTGGCTATATGA